From the Gordonia bronchialis DSM 43247 genome, one window contains:
- the dusB gene encoding tRNA dihydrouridine synthase DusB, whose translation MTAPAPSITEGAGSASALRIGSIELASPVVLAPMAGVTNVAFRTLCRELEIARTGTVSGLYVCEMVTARALVERHPVTMHMTTFAPEESPRSMQLYTVDPEYTYAAAKMIVDEDLADHIDMNFGCPVPKVTRKGGGSAIPYKRTLFRKIVAAAVRATEGTDIPVTVKFRIGIDDEHRTHLDAGRIAAEEGAKAVALHARTASQRYSGQADWDEIARLKDHVTDVPVLGNGDIFEPVDAVEMMRRTGCDGVVIGRGCLGRPWLFAELAAEMNGVEAPTPPTLGEVADIIVRHCELLVAHHGEMKGCREIRKHVAWYLRGFPAGSELRRQMALVETVDQLRELVATLPADVPFPTDGHGPRGRQGSPAKVALPDGWLDDPDEDVVPEGAEIMHSGG comes from the coding sequence ATGACCGCACCGGCGCCCTCGATCACCGAGGGCGCCGGTTCGGCGTCTGCGCTGCGTATCGGGTCCATCGAACTGGCCAGCCCGGTGGTGCTCGCACCGATGGCCGGGGTCACCAACGTCGCCTTCCGCACCCTGTGCCGCGAGTTGGAGATCGCCCGGACCGGGACGGTCTCGGGCCTCTACGTCTGCGAGATGGTCACCGCCCGTGCCCTCGTCGAACGTCACCCGGTGACGATGCACATGACAACCTTCGCGCCGGAGGAGTCGCCGCGGTCGATGCAGCTCTACACCGTCGACCCCGAATACACCTATGCCGCAGCCAAGATGATCGTCGACGAGGATCTCGCCGACCACATCGACATGAACTTCGGCTGCCCGGTCCCCAAGGTGACGCGCAAGGGCGGCGGGTCGGCCATCCCGTACAAGCGGACCCTGTTCCGCAAGATCGTGGCCGCCGCCGTTCGCGCCACCGAGGGCACCGACATCCCGGTCACCGTGAAATTTCGTATCGGCATCGACGACGAGCATCGCACCCACCTCGATGCCGGGCGCATCGCCGCCGAAGAGGGCGCCAAAGCCGTTGCGCTGCATGCCCGTACAGCGTCGCAGCGGTATTCCGGGCAAGCCGACTGGGATGAGATCGCCCGCCTGAAGGACCACGTCACCGACGTCCCGGTGCTCGGCAACGGCGACATCTTCGAACCCGTCGACGCGGTGGAGATGATGCGCCGCACCGGATGTGACGGCGTGGTGATCGGACGCGGCTGCCTTGGTCGCCCGTGGTTGTTCGCCGAACTCGCCGCCGAGATGAACGGCGTCGAGGCGCCCACGCCACCGACGCTCGGCGAGGTCGCCGACATCATCGTGCGGCACTGCGAACTCCTCGTCGCCCATCACGGAGAGATGAAGGGCTGCCGCGAGATTCGCAAGCATGTCGCCTGGTATCTGCGCGGCTTCCCCGCCGGCTCCGAGCTCCGGCGGCAGATGGCACTCGTCGAGACCGTCGACCAACTCCGCGAACTCGTGGCCACGCTGCCCGCCGACGTCCCCTTCCCCACCGACGGGCACGGGCCGCGCGGCCGACAGGGTTCGCCGGCCAAGGTCGCGCTACCCGACGGCTGGCTCGACGACCCCGACGAGGACGTCGTTCCGGAGGGCGCCGAGATCATGCACTCTGGCGGCTGA
- the pstC gene encoding phosphate ABC transporter permease subunit PstC, translating to MTSTAGQEQSGTIPPGETPDGAPAAPGEPGSSSLHGGARHQIADRVFRSLAVGSGFLITLVIALIAIFLLAQAIPSLAKNTANFFTYTGPWVTSGTELTFGIPQLFYATVVVSVIALLLAMPIALGITIFLTEYAPKRLVGPITYTVDLLAAVPSIVYGLWGILVLGPALVPVNEWLVGNLGFLPFFQQPTQVANMSTGGTLLTASIVLAVMILPIITAVTREVFMQTPKGHREAALALGATKFEVVKLAVMPFGFSGYISGAMLGLGRALGETMALLLIISTVGPMNFNLMESGETFATKIANNAAEFDSPAKTGAYISAGLTLFVLTFIVNAAARAVVGRKK from the coding sequence ATGACCTCCACAGCAGGCCAGGAACAGAGCGGCACCATCCCGCCCGGTGAGACGCCGGACGGTGCCCCCGCCGCGCCTGGCGAACCGGGTTCGAGCAGCCTGCACGGTGGGGCCCGTCACCAGATCGCCGACCGTGTCTTCCGATCCCTTGCCGTCGGCTCAGGGTTCCTGATCACGCTGGTCATCGCCCTGATCGCCATCTTCCTTCTGGCCCAGGCGATCCCGTCGCTGGCGAAGAACACCGCCAACTTCTTCACCTACACCGGTCCGTGGGTGACCTCGGGTACCGAACTGACCTTCGGCATCCCGCAGCTGTTCTACGCCACGGTCGTCGTCTCGGTCATCGCGCTGTTGCTCGCGATGCCCATCGCCCTCGGCATCACGATCTTCCTCACCGAATACGCACCCAAGCGGCTCGTCGGACCCATCACCTACACCGTCGACCTGCTCGCCGCGGTGCCGTCCATCGTCTACGGCCTCTGGGGCATCCTGGTCCTCGGTCCGGCGCTGGTCCCGGTCAACGAATGGCTGGTCGGCAACCTCGGATTCCTGCCGTTCTTCCAGCAGCCGACCCAGGTGGCCAACATGTCCACCGGCGGCACGCTCCTGACCGCGAGCATCGTGCTGGCGGTGATGATCCTGCCGATCATCACCGCGGTCACCCGCGAGGTGTTCATGCAGACCCCGAAGGGGCATCGGGAGGCCGCACTTGCGTTGGGTGCCACCAAGTTCGAGGTGGTCAAGCTCGCGGTGATGCCGTTCGGATTCTCCGGCTACATCAGCGGTGCGATGCTCGGTCTCGGTCGCGCGCTCGGTGAGACGATGGCGCTGCTGCTCATCATCTCGACCGTCGGCCCGATGAATTTCAACCTGATGGAGAGCGGCGAGACGTTCGCGACCAAGATCGCCAACAATGCGGCGGAGTTCGATTCACCCGCCAAAACCGGCGCCTACATCTCCGCGGGTCTCACTCTCTTCGTGCTGACCTTCATCGTCAACGCCGCGGCCCGTGCGGTCGTCGGAAGGAAGAAGTGA
- the pstB gene encoding phosphate ABC transporter ATP-binding protein PstB has product MAKRLDIKDLNIHYGSFHAVKDVTLEVPPRCITAFIGPSGCGKSTVLRTLNRMHEVTPGAYATGSVLLDGEDIYGKGVDPVSVRSTIGMVFQRPNPFPTMSIRDNVVAGLKLQGVRNKAQLDETAELSLRGANLWEEVKDRLDKPGGGLSGGQQQRLCIARAIAVSPDVLLMDEPCSALDPISTLAIEDLMGELKKEYTIVIVTHNMQQAARVSDQTAFFNLEGIGQPGQLVEINDTETMFSNPLKRETEDYISGRFG; this is encoded by the coding sequence ATGGCCAAGCGTCTCGACATCAAAGACCTGAACATCCATTACGGCAGCTTCCACGCCGTCAAGGACGTGACCCTCGAGGTCCCGCCGCGCTGCATCACCGCCTTCATCGGCCCGTCGGGCTGCGGTAAGTCGACGGTGCTGCGCACGCTCAACCGCATGCACGAGGTCACCCCCGGCGCCTACGCCACCGGTAGCGTGCTGCTCGACGGCGAGGACATCTACGGCAAGGGCGTCGACCCGGTCAGCGTGCGCTCGACCATCGGCATGGTGTTCCAGCGCCCCAACCCGTTCCCGACGATGTCGATCCGCGACAACGTCGTCGCCGGCCTCAAACTGCAGGGCGTGCGCAACAAGGCGCAGCTCGACGAGACCGCCGAACTCAGCCTCCGCGGTGCCAACCTGTGGGAAGAGGTCAAGGACCGCCTCGACAAGCCGGGCGGCGGTCTCTCCGGTGGCCAGCAACAGCGCCTGTGCATCGCCCGGGCGATCGCGGTGTCGCCGGATGTGCTGTTGATGGACGAGCCGTGCTCGGCGCTCGACCCGATCTCGACGCTGGCCATCGAAGACCTGATGGGCGAGCTCAAGAAGGAATACACGATCGTCATCGTCACCCACAACATGCAGCAGGCCGCGCGCGTGAGTGACCAGACCGCGTTCTTCAATCTCGAGGGCATAGGCCAGCCCGGGCAGCTCGTCGAGATCAACGACACGGAGACCATGTTCTCCAACCCGCTCAAGCGCGAGACCGAGGATTACATCTCCGGTCGCTTCGGCTGA
- a CDS encoding acyl-ACP desaturase, translated as MARALTQLELLKELEPVAQDEVNRHLKTARDWNPHDYVPWDEGKNYAALGGVDYDPEQSQLDEVAKAAMITNLLTEDNLPSYHRVIADNFSMDSAWGHWVGRWTAEENRHGIVMRDYLVVTRGVDPTALEEARMIHMTNGYDPMLAAAGRTEELEQYADELGILHSVAYVTFQELATRVSHRNTGKACNDPIADKMLQRIAADENLHMIFYRNICGAGMDISPDQTLRAVTDIVTNFQMPGAGMPNFRRHGVLMAKHGIYDLRQHLEEVIQPVLRKWKVFEREDFTAEGEKTREELAAFLEQLEKDTVRFEEMRDRALAREAKKREQQAS; from the coding sequence ATGGCACGCGCGCTCACCCAACTCGAACTCCTCAAGGAACTCGAACCGGTGGCCCAGGACGAGGTGAATCGACACCTCAAGACCGCCCGGGATTGGAATCCCCACGACTACGTGCCCTGGGACGAAGGCAAGAACTACGCCGCACTCGGCGGCGTCGACTACGACCCGGAACAGTCGCAGCTCGACGAGGTGGCCAAGGCCGCCATGATCACCAACCTGCTGACCGAGGACAACCTGCCCTCCTATCACCGGGTGATCGCCGACAACTTCTCGATGGACTCCGCGTGGGGCCACTGGGTCGGTCGCTGGACCGCAGAGGAGAACCGGCACGGCATCGTCATGCGCGACTACCTCGTGGTCACCCGCGGGGTGGATCCGACGGCCCTCGAAGAGGCCCGCATGATCCACATGACCAACGGCTACGACCCGATGCTGGCCGCGGCCGGCCGCACCGAGGAACTCGAGCAGTACGCCGACGAACTCGGCATCCTGCACTCGGTGGCCTACGTCACCTTCCAGGAACTCGCCACCCGCGTCAGCCACCGCAACACCGGCAAAGCGTGCAACGACCCGATCGCCGACAAGATGCTGCAGCGCATCGCCGCCGACGAGAACCTGCACATGATCTTCTACCGCAACATCTGCGGTGCGGGTATGGACATCTCGCCCGACCAGACACTGCGCGCGGTCACCGACATCGTCACCAACTTCCAGATGCCCGGCGCCGGCATGCCCAACTTCCGCCGCCACGGCGTGTTGATGGCCAAGCACGGCATCTACGACCTGCGCCAGCACCTCGAAGAGGTCATCCAGCCCGTTCTGCGCAAGTGGAAGGTCTTCGAACGCGAGGACTTCACCGCGGAGGGTGAGAAGACCCGCGAGGAGCTCGCCGCCTTCCTCGAGCAGCTCGAGAAGGACACCGTCCGCTTCGAGGAGATGCGCGACCGCGCACTCGCCCGCGAGGCCAAGAAGCGGGAGCAGCAGGCGTCCTGA
- the phoU gene encoding phosphate signaling complex protein PhoU translates to MRTAYHEQLDALNTILGDMCELAGAAMSRATQALLQADLSVAESVITDNDRMSEMSARAEEQAFALLALQAPVAGDLRGVVSAFQIVADVDRMGALALHVAKVARRRHPAKALPEEVNGYFAEMGRLAVKLAHNAREVLETQDPEAAVHLQEDDDAMDDLHRHLFTVLMDREWSHGVAAAVDVTLLGRYYERFADHAVLIGRRVVFQATGKTPEQFQQVS, encoded by the coding sequence ATGCGTACCGCGTACCACGAGCAGCTCGACGCGCTCAATACGATCCTCGGCGACATGTGTGAACTCGCCGGTGCCGCCATGTCCCGTGCCACCCAGGCGCTCCTGCAGGCCGATCTGTCGGTCGCCGAGTCCGTGATCACCGACAACGACCGGATGAGTGAGATGTCGGCGCGTGCCGAGGAGCAGGCCTTCGCGTTGCTCGCCCTGCAGGCGCCGGTCGCCGGTGACCTGCGCGGTGTCGTCAGTGCCTTCCAGATCGTCGCCGATGTCGACCGGATGGGCGCGCTCGCGCTGCATGTCGCCAAGGTGGCGCGTCGTCGCCACCCGGCCAAGGCCCTCCCCGAAGAGGTCAACGGCTACTTCGCCGAGATGGGCCGACTGGCTGTGAAACTCGCCCACAACGCCCGGGAGGTCCTCGAGACCCAGGACCCCGAGGCCGCCGTCCACCTGCAGGAGGACGACGACGCGATGGACGATCTGCACCGGCACCTGTTCACCGTCCTGATGGACCGCGAATGGAGTCACGGCGTGGCCGCGGCCGTCGACGTCACTCTTCTCGGCCGCTACTACGAGCGCTTCGCCGATCACGCCGTCCTCATCGGTCGGCGCGTGGTTTTCCAGGCGACAGGTAAGACGCCGGAGCAGTTCCAGCAGGTTTCCTAG
- the pstA gene encoding phosphate ABC transporter permease PstA yields the protein MTAITDSHSVEPVKKRPSGFQPIAGRRRFSDVAVRGLAVAAFVIALVPLFWLVITLVQNGIGPILDPDWWGSPEIKGGAFNAIVGTLIQTALAAVISIPLGIMVAIYLVEYSTGRSWLGRATTFMVDILSGVPSIVAALFVYAVWRTTLGLPRSGFVVAIALVLLMVPLVVRATEEMLKIVPQDLREASYALGIPKWKTIARVVLPTALSGIITGVMLAIARVMGESAPVLILVGSTRAMNWNPFEGNQQSLPLMMVQQYNNGPSAFDKVWGAALTLVILVALVYFGAKFLPKLVGFAVHISKTLRKSSAPAPTKTL from the coding sequence ATGACCGCAATCACCGATTCTCACTCAGTCGAGCCGGTCAAGAAGCGGCCATCCGGTTTTCAGCCGATCGCCGGTCGCCGGCGGTTCTCCGACGTCGCCGTGCGCGGACTGGCCGTCGCCGCCTTCGTCATCGCGCTCGTACCGCTGTTCTGGCTGGTCATCACCCTGGTGCAGAACGGCATCGGCCCCATCCTCGATCCCGACTGGTGGGGTTCGCCGGAGATCAAGGGCGGCGCGTTCAACGCTATCGTCGGCACGCTCATCCAGACCGCGCTGGCCGCGGTGATCTCCATCCCGCTCGGCATCATGGTGGCGATCTACCTGGTCGAATACAGCACCGGCCGCTCATGGCTGGGAAGGGCGACCACCTTCATGGTCGACATCCTCTCCGGCGTGCCGTCGATCGTCGCGGCGCTGTTCGTCTACGCGGTCTGGCGGACCACCCTGGGTCTGCCCCGGTCGGGGTTCGTCGTCGCGATCGCCCTGGTGCTGCTGATGGTTCCGCTGGTGGTTCGGGCCACCGAGGAGATGCTGAAGATCGTCCCGCAGGATCTGCGCGAGGCGTCGTATGCGTTGGGCATCCCGAAGTGGAAGACCATCGCGCGGGTGGTTCTGCCGACCGCATTGTCGGGCATCATCACCGGCGTCATGCTCGCGATCGCGCGCGTGATGGGTGAGTCGGCCCCGGTGCTGATCCTCGTCGGCTCCACCCGTGCGATGAACTGGAATCCCTTCGAAGGCAACCAGCAGTCGCTTCCGCTGATGATGGTGCAGCAGTACAACAACGGTCCCAGCGCCTTCGACAAGGTGTGGGGGGCCGCACTGACGCTGGTGATCCTCGTCGCGCTCGTCTACTTCGGCGCGAAGTTCCTGCCCAAGCTGGTCGGGTTCGCCGTCCACATCTCCAAGACCTTGCGGAAGTCCTCCGCGCCCGCGCCCACCAAGACCCTCTGA
- a CDS encoding LCP family protein, with protein MSRWTSGPDGPEPGAGDKRPRRSRRAGRDRDANDFRERFGDARETGEKPTTAAGDPPASDSPAHPSLREPRAADRYVRGRTRLTVRELMEQMNAEEPPARRGLAPAASRQPAPDERPTAVHHFDVASPDSPAPAPAPDIEATQKIPPITSTSGVDLSDAATAERAFEESRAQESHAAPPPTTPPPATPVPPAPLEPTPDLTSRIAARPTPEHHPEKTAQRHSVRRRATVTGRVLVALACVTALVGTGFVWGYLKNWNGAWRTITAVDPDDANIRNKEGQYGDETYLIVGTDTRGGNNSRVGAGDTSEVEGARSDTVILVNIPANRSRVVAVSFPRDLQVDRPDCKQWNNDAGSYGDTLYGATGVKLNSVYADGGPQCLVRTLTAMSGLNINHFIAMDFYGFEKVVNAVGGVDVCSTTSLYDYELGDILKRPGHQTLKGRKALNYVRARTIASEGNGDYGRIKRQQLFMSSLLRSVLSNNVLSNPAKLNTIVNTFIRYSYVDGVNTESLLDLAESMEGIDAGKVSFITVPTTGTATDGSNNELPNTEGIDAIFNAIIDDQPLPREGGRKASTPGSSTTTSTDDSSSTPPPTTPETPTRVSATAQNAANVGVRVLNGTGRTGLAGEVSQQLANSGFDVRGVADASESRTDTVVRYGPGQQDAAATLAATIPGATIQSDRTVRSGVEVILGSGFTGSIGSVPEVGSAVSVDQLPPSVRANNLPNDLAITNAGDTTCS; from the coding sequence GTGAGTCGTTGGACATCAGGACCGGACGGTCCGGAGCCCGGTGCCGGGGACAAGCGTCCCCGTCGTAGCCGGCGCGCCGGGCGTGACCGGGACGCCAACGACTTCCGCGAACGCTTCGGTGACGCGCGAGAAACCGGCGAGAAGCCGACTACCGCCGCGGGTGACCCGCCGGCATCCGATTCGCCTGCCCATCCGAGCCTTCGGGAACCGCGGGCGGCCGACCGCTATGTCCGTGGCCGCACGCGATTGACCGTGCGCGAGCTCATGGAGCAGATGAATGCCGAGGAGCCGCCCGCCCGACGGGGCCTGGCTCCGGCAGCATCGCGGCAACCCGCACCCGACGAACGCCCCACCGCGGTCCACCACTTCGACGTCGCCTCGCCCGACTCCCCGGCACCCGCACCCGCCCCGGACATCGAGGCAACCCAGAAGATCCCGCCGATCACCAGCACGTCCGGCGTCGACCTCTCCGATGCGGCCACCGCCGAGCGCGCCTTCGAGGAATCCCGCGCGCAGGAAAGCCACGCTGCCCCGCCTCCCACGACCCCGCCGCCCGCGACACCGGTTCCGCCCGCGCCGCTGGAACCCACCCCCGACCTGACCTCTCGGATCGCCGCGCGTCCCACCCCCGAGCATCACCCGGAGAAGACTGCCCAGCGTCACTCGGTGCGCCGCCGAGCCACCGTCACCGGGCGGGTCCTGGTGGCGCTCGCGTGCGTGACCGCGCTGGTCGGCACCGGTTTCGTCTGGGGATACCTCAAGAACTGGAACGGCGCGTGGCGGACCATCACCGCCGTCGACCCCGACGACGCGAACATCCGCAACAAAGAGGGACAGTACGGCGACGAGACCTATCTGATCGTCGGCACCGACACCCGCGGCGGCAACAACTCGCGCGTCGGTGCGGGTGACACCAGTGAGGTGGAGGGCGCGCGTTCCGACACCGTCATCCTGGTCAACATCCCGGCTAACCGCAGCCGTGTGGTCGCGGTGTCCTTTCCGCGCGACCTGCAGGTCGACCGTCCCGACTGCAAGCAGTGGAACAACGACGCCGGTTCCTACGGCGACACCCTCTACGGCGCCACCGGGGTCAAACTCAACAGCGTGTACGCCGACGGCGGACCGCAGTGCCTGGTCCGCACGCTGACCGCGATGAGCGGGCTGAACATCAACCACTTCATCGCGATGGACTTCTACGGCTTCGAGAAGGTCGTCAACGCGGTCGGCGGTGTGGACGTCTGCTCCACCACCTCGCTCTACGACTACGAACTCGGCGACATCCTCAAGCGCCCCGGCCACCAGACCCTCAAGGGCCGCAAGGCACTCAATTACGTTCGTGCGCGGACCATCGCGTCGGAGGGCAACGGCGACTACGGCCGCATCAAACGCCAGCAGCTGTTCATGTCGTCGCTGCTGCGTTCGGTGCTGTCGAACAACGTGCTCTCCAACCCGGCCAAGCTGAACACGATCGTCAACACCTTCATCCGCTACAGCTACGTCGACGGCGTGAACACCGAGTCGCTGCTCGACCTCGCCGAATCGATGGAGGGCATCGACGCCGGCAAGGTCTCCTTCATCACCGTGCCCACCACCGGCACGGCGACCGACGGCAGCAACAACGAGCTACCCAACACCGAGGGCATCGACGCGATCTTCAACGCGATCATCGACGATCAGCCCCTCCCCCGTGAGGGCGGCCGTAAGGCCAGCACCCCCGGCAGCAGCACCACCACCAGCACCGACGACTCGTCGAGCACGCCGCCACCCACCACCCCGGAAACCCCCACCCGGGTGTCGGCAACCGCACAGAACGCGGCCAACGTGGGTGTGCGGGTCCTCAACGGCACGGGCCGTACCGGGCTCGCCGGCGAGGTGTCGCAGCAACTCGCCAACAGCGGCTTCGACGTCCGAGGCGTTGCCGACGCATCGGAGAGCCGCACCGACACCGTCGTGCGGTACGGCCCCGGACAGCAGGACGCCGCCGCCACCCTGGCCGCCACCATCCCGGGTGCGACGATCCAGTCCGACCGCACCGTGCGGTCCGGCGTCGAGGTGATCCTGGGCAGCGGTTTCACCGGTTCCATCGGCTCGGTACCCGAGGTCGGCAGCGCGGTGTCGGTGGATCAGCTGCCGCCGTCGGTCCGCGCGAACAATCTGCCCAACGACCTGGCCATCACCAACGCCGGCGACACCACCTGCTCGTAG
- the pstS gene encoding phosphate ABC transporter substrate-binding protein PstS, which yields MNRKPALAAVSGLAALALVMTACGSDETKTISGEGSTAQQKAIEHFSNLLADNTDIVLDYTGSGSGDGIKKFNSGDVDFAGSDSALKPDEAAAAKQRCNGNDAWHIPLVAGPVAIAYNLSGVENLKLNPTVLAGIFDSRITKWNAPEIAALNPGVNLPSTNIVPVHRSDSSGTTDNFQRFLSASAPQAWPYEHDKSFKGKGGSAAAKSTGVGDTVKKTPGSITYVEWGFVTENQLGTAAIDFGAGAVELNADSAGKALDAVKFKTPGSKDLVVDIDALFASKTPGAYPLLLTTYEIVCSTGYSDEATSTTLKEAFTKILSDGQNGLAEIGYVPLPQGFKTTVQGTVDALAGSGGNA from the coding sequence ATGAATCGGAAACCTGCCCTTGCTGCGGTCTCGGGCCTGGCGGCCCTGGCCCTGGTCATGACGGCCTGTGGTAGCGACGAAACCAAGACCATCAGCGGCGAGGGGTCGACCGCCCAGCAGAAGGCGATCGAGCACTTCTCCAACCTGCTCGCCGACAACACCGACATCGTGCTCGACTACACCGGCAGCGGCTCCGGCGACGGCATCAAGAAGTTCAACAGCGGTGACGTCGACTTCGCCGGCTCCGACTCGGCACTCAAGCCCGACGAGGCCGCCGCGGCCAAGCAGCGCTGCAACGGCAACGATGCCTGGCACATCCCGCTGGTGGCCGGTCCCGTCGCGATCGCCTACAACCTGAGCGGCGTGGAGAACCTGAAGCTGAACCCGACGGTCCTCGCCGGCATCTTCGACTCGCGCATCACCAAGTGGAACGCGCCGGAGATCGCCGCACTCAACCCGGGTGTGAACCTCCCGTCGACCAACATCGTCCCGGTGCACCGCAGCGACTCGTCGGGCACCACCGACAACTTCCAGCGGTTCCTCTCGGCCTCGGCCCCGCAGGCCTGGCCCTACGAGCACGACAAGAGCTTCAAGGGCAAGGGCGGCTCGGCGGCCGCCAAGTCGACCGGCGTCGGCGACACCGTGAAGAAGACCCCCGGTTCCATCACCTACGTCGAGTGGGGTTTCGTCACCGAGAACCAGCTCGGTACCGCCGCAATCGATTTCGGCGCCGGTGCGGTTGAGCTGAACGCCGACTCGGCCGGCAAGGCGCTCGACGCCGTCAAGTTCAAGACGCCGGGCAGCAAGGACCTCGTGGTCGACATCGACGCGCTCTTCGCCTCGAAGACCCCGGGTGCCTACCCGCTGCTGCTGACCACCTACGAGATCGTCTGCTCGACCGGCTACTCGGATGAGGCCACCAGCACCACGCTGAAGGAAGCCTTCACCAAGATCCTGTCCGACGGTCAGAACGGCCTCGCCGAGATCGGTTACGTGCCGCTCCCGCAGGGCTTCAAGACCACCGTCCAGGGCACCGTCGACGCGCTGGCCGGCAGCGGCGGCAACGCCTGA